A region of the Spirochaetota bacterium genome:
AGAATAACGAAATTGATACGTTTTGCAAAGCTATCGAACGTATAGCAAAGGTATAACGATGAATTATTGTATACTATTATTGCCATCTGTGCATGATGTAATGAAGGCCGAAAAGATTTTACTTAAAGCAGGTGTTAACATAAATGTAATAGCCACCCCACGGGAACTATCGCATAACTGTGGGGTGGTAATATGCTTTGAATGCAGCAGTTACAAAAAGGTAGTATCCTTGCTTGAGGAACTAATAGTAGAAAAAAAGATATTTAGAAAATCTGATGACACTACATACTTAGAAGTTACTCAAGAGTAGATTCTAACTTTTTAATGCTCTCATCAAGTATTTTGTATTCTTTTGAATTCTTTGGAAATGTACTCTGATACTTTTTAAAGTACTTTATCTGCTCCAATTTCCAGCGCTTCATGTCAAAATTATTTT
Encoded here:
- a CDS encoding DUF3343 domain-containing protein — translated: MNYCILLLPSVHDVMKAEKILLKAGVNINVIATPRELSHNCGVVICFECSSYKKVVSLLEELIVEKKIFRKSDDTTYLEVTQE